Genomic segment of Plasmodium vinckei vinckei genome assembly, chromosome: PVVCY_10:
AGATATACTACATATCCTATTAGAACCGTATGATAGAGAATTTGTAGTTGcttgttaataaaattaagaaTCTATATACTGTATAAAGgccatataaatatgtatagaTGCAAATAATTGCAATAGGTTGATGTACCTCATATATGCCCTCACATAAGTAATGGGTTATGTCAAGTTGTGATGAtctaatatataaagagtGAATAATCGTATGGATATATGCGAATAAATGTttagataaatataatattgatctgctatctttttttagatgtgtttttttttttcagtgatttcattttttgtttattattttttattatttttcttttttttatttttcttttttttaagaatatataaaaaatgtcaaTGGTTCTACGATTTCAACTTtcctatattattatataagaagtaaagtattatataatattttgctacaaataaaatatgccGAATTTCTGCTATACTTATAGCTAGCCTcatacacaaaaaatagATAGCTATAATAGATAGCTATAAAAATTAGCATAGTACTCTATCTATTATGcgcataaaataataacgaGCATTTTTATCCTCACCAGCAAAggtgaaaaaaagaaaaggtTTACATATGCTTTTATAAAgcatttcatttttaatttacaGGTATTATGGTCAGcaaataattatcatttcaaatataatagCTATAAGCCGGTTTTAATGTCTGTCTTTTACACTTTCATCACACCTATATTTTATCGTATACACAAATTATtgatgaaatataaaaaaggcCGTAACAATATTCatttagaaataaaatgaataaaaaattccatgaatattaaaaaataaattataaaaaaaatgcattttAAAAGGTGCCAATTATGgctatatgcatatatacatacgtACATAAAcgcataaaaaatgaaaaaaaaattaattaaagatcttaaaaatatatgcttgttaaaaataaaggggtgatattttactaattattttttcaatagcgtattattatttgtatgatataaattacTATCCAGTTATTGGATAGTTTTTTCTATCTTCTggtactattattttttttgtttttttaaaatatatacgatactcacaaaatatataaaagcaGACATGTTACGggtatgtattatatatcatatataaactttattttttttttatttagtttTTTGCAACTGCGAAACCAACTCTTTCGTTATCATAATCGAAGATAGTgtagtattttttaaagaatacATCTCCAAGAATGAAAGTTTTATCATCAATATCTACATCTACAATTCCTAAAAGGCATAAACCGCTATCTGGGTCAAGATCAAGTAAGTAATGTTTTGGTTCAATAGTGTATGTTGCACCTTTAGATGAGAATTTTAGAGTTGGTAAGGATGAGTCGTCACATAAAGCAACTCTGAGTGGAAGGAAAGGTACTGGGATACTTACAATAGTATCGAAGAATTTGTCAAGGAATTTTGATGGGGCAGTAATAGCACTTGTACCACTATCAACAATGATATTAGAATTTGGAAGGGTTACTGAACCAAAAGCTACATCTAATTGAATTTGCCAGTATGCTTCATTgcttaatttttcataggTAATATCACCAGTGTAAAAACTTTCTTCAATACCACCAATAGTGAAATAACCATCTGCATCATTTGCTTCTGGGAAGTAGAATGTGAATAATGCATTTTCAATTtgtcctttttttttcaattcaACAATAACTGGTTCTATACTTCCGACAGCTAAACTTTTCCATCCTAAACCTAATATACCATCAAATGGAGATCCAGAGTAAATTGGCTCTAAATCATCAGCTTGAGTAACTTCAATAAATTTGTATGGTATTGTGTGCTGTCCAATAGTAAAGATATCATTACTAAAAAAACCTTTGATTCCACCAGATCCATATACTATACTTACTGGTGTACCATCTTTTTCATATGTATGTGATTTTGATGAATCATAAGtgtgtttatttttacaattgtCTGATTTACATGATTTGCTTGGAACCCATAAGTTAGATGATCCAGTATCAAGGATGAATGAAAATGGTTGTTTATTATCTCCTAATTCTGCAGTACCATAAAACATTAAACCAACGGCTTGGTCTAATTCAATACCATCAGTATTTTTAGCAAGGTGCTCATGTTTTAATAAACCATTTTTTActaatttaaatgattcTTTAAGGTAACTagatacatttttattcattactttttttactattttatcACGTGGTCTTTCGATTTTTGCACGAATAGTTAAATAATTAGAGTTTGCAATAATTTTATCTATATCGGTTTTGGAGGCATAATAGTTAGTTCCGacaatatatgtaaatatggATCCAATtatgcaaataaatatgataaaatataatgcttgaaattttttttgaattttaaagcttttcatattatcaaattttAAGTGCCCAAAGGCTGAACCGTTTCGCATCAGCCCATTGGAATAGTTTTGTTCTTTTTCAGAGTATTCCATTTTCaactaataaaaagaaaaaaaaaaaattgaatattatatatatgttgtaagcataataatgtaaaaataatagcatgaattatataaaaaaaattaatagcgaaaaaatattttttttaatgaaaaaaaacacgTGTACTTTCCCCCTTTAgccattatatatataattattaaaagggTCAAGGGAAATTATCATGTCAAATATAATCGAAATTTTCCATTAGATAATATTATGTTTAAACTTACCTAAAAATTTCTTTAATtcctaataatataaatgcttttaattaatgaaaataaaaatataattgtattGTTTccaatataataacaaaaaacatacaaataaaaaaaaaattataattattttaattttgttaaaatcctttattaatatgaagaaataataaattttaaggaaaaaatataaataaattgcgttattataatatatataataattcaatCCTAAGATATATAggctaaaaaaatttttgaaaatattattatttattaattaaccgtaaaaaaaatgtttggGGATAGAAAAGGGAGATaagttattataaaatatagctatattaaagaaaatttttacaaatagtattataaataaattatatatttttatataaataaatattataaattaaaaaaaaatatttttagcatatactaaaaaattaCGTATAtaggaaaaatatttacatttaaatataactttttttgaTCCAActaagaaaatattttcgaCATTACCTGTACCcctttaataatttttattattttatttttccgtgcttaatatttttactttagagtttattaatatccataataatattgcaAATAAGTACCCGACAagattaatattttttttctttgaataaataatttaaaatacaGGCTTGccgtttataaaaaatactataAGCCATATAttgcattattattatattaagggcaaataaaaatatttaatcgGCGCccttattttgaaaaaaaatatataaatatattatattaaaaaagtgtATAGTAAGgggtatattatttaatgtcGTGTATTATTTAAGCTGCATAAGTTTTAGAAAAAGTGgcgataaaaaaaataaataaagataatgGGCCGGGGATGGCGATACCCTCAAATGTACATGCATACCATTTGATAAAAGCCCATTTATGCTTCttaaaagatatataaatattcctagtaataaaagaaaaatagtaataaattattattattattttattttttttcttatgcatattatataatacagTATTATGATCAATAATCTAGACCCCATACTGTGCTTTTAGGTTTTAGAGAATATTATGGGACTATGGTGTTAGCAAAAAAGcataagaaataaaatgaaattagGGATCGATATTGCATTATTCTATTTtagtaataattatattgtaGTAGCGTACcaccattttattatatgtactaataataatataaaatttttatagcaTAACCTTAGATCATtgcataaattttttataatacaaaattattattattattattataaaatatttccataattaaaaaagtattacatttttttttaatttcactTTATGAGACTCAATGATAACACTAAATcgaattttattaatattgtcCTCTTTTGGCACTTTACTCTGGTTTACTATTTTTCTACTTGTTTTGTAA
This window contains:
- a CDS encoding plasmepsin IV, putative yields the protein MEYSEKEQNYSNGLMRNGSAFGHLKFDNMKSFKIQKKFQALYFIIFICIIGSIFTYIVGTNYYASKTDIDKIIANSNYLTIRAKIERPRDKIVKKVMNKNVSSYLKESFKLVKNGLLKHEHLAKNTDGIELDQAVGLMFYGTAELGDNKQPFSFILDTGSSNLWVPSKSCKSDNCKNKHTYDSSKSHTYEKDGTPVSIVYGSGGIKGFFSNDIFTIGQHTIPYKFIEVTQADDLEPIYSGSPFDGILGLGWKSLAVGSIEPVIVELKKKGQIENALFTFYFPEANDADGYFTIGGIEESFYTGDITYEKLSNEAYWQIQLDVAFGSVTLPNSNIIVDSGTSAITAPSKFLDKFFDTIVSIPVPFLPLRVALCDDSSLPTLKFSSKGATYTIEPKHYLLDLDPDSGLCLLGIVDVDIDDKTFILGDVFFKKYYTIFDYDNERVGFAVAKN